A segment of the Crassostrea angulata isolate pt1a10 chromosome 10, ASM2561291v2, whole genome shotgun sequence genome:
ATCAGTTCTGTGTTTGACATTTGGTGAGTAACACTCGATCAATCGGCGCCGTTCTCCATCACCCTGCTATAGGGGTTCGCTGTGCTTCTGTTGGCATCAAGTCGACGTACGGAGATTGTAGCAACAATCCGACAAATCGACCGAAGAATATGCCTATAATCGGGCTCATTGTGTGGTAAATACGATAAAGGAAGGAGACAGAGGCAGATACAATGTTCATGTATACAGCCTTCTAATGAATAAAGTCATACCTTGTGAAAGAAATTGTGTACGTACATGAATGTTGTCAAGGCGTTAACAGacaatgttgattttttttttggggggggggggggtgtgtgaAAAAAATCTGCATGGGTACAATCTCTAATCTAGTTCTTCTATTTTGAAAGCGAagtgatttgattggttaaccATCTTGTTTTAGGAATCCTGGAGTTCCACAACTGCCCCTGTGAGCCCCTGCTTCCCCTGTTCCTGACTCTCAATGGAGCAGCGCTCTTACTTAAATGTGTTCTCCAGGGTACCCGGATCATGTTCAAGATAGCACCCCCTGACGGCGAGCGACACTGTCTCTACACTGTGACGGACATGCTGACGTTGTTTCTGTTGTTCTGGGGATTCACAGGTAAACTCCACGCACACAGGCAAACTCTCTGGTCGAGTTTATCTCCACCCATACACTCTCTGGTCGAGTTTATCTCCACCCATACAGGTAAACTCTCTGGTCGAGCTTATCTCCACCCACACAGGCAAACTCTCTGGTCGAGCTTATCTCCACCCACACAGGCAAACTCTCTGGTCGAGCTATCTCCACCCACACAGGTAAACTTTCTGGTCGAGCTTATCTCCACCCACACAGCCAGGTAAACTCTCTTCCAAGATTTACAGGCCAGAATCTCTCATTATGGGGATTCAGCCATTTTGAAATCTCATGCTAGTTCGTATGGTTCACAGCAAATCTCTAGTTCTAAGGTTTCATATGTAAATCACTTGTTTAGGGGTTCACATATAAATCTTCACGTGTAGATCTCTAGGATAGAGGTTCACATTTTATGTTAATTGTTAGTTCTAAGGTTTCACATGTTAATCTCTAGTTGTAGGGATTCAAGTGGATCCCCATAAGGAGATTTatgggtaaaaaaaatgtacacggAGTTATAATATGCAagatatgatacatgtatgttaattaaTCAAGCTCTTTACAAGCTGACTATTCTAATTCTTCCAAAGTAACTGTCTTACATTGTACCATATATACGGAAAGTTGTGTTGCAATtgcagtccccccccccccccagttttaCGAGATGTTTTGTTTGGTGACTTAGGTCTGTACTTtactaaatataaacaatatttacacGTTATAATCCTTGGCATTAATTACTTCCAAATTGATAAATAGGCGGATGTTTAAAACAGCGCGGGTTTCTGGAAAACTCTCCTATAGTACTTTTCATGGGCAACATGCCTCTACCATACTTATTACGCTCAAATGGAAGAGGTctgtaagggggggggggggggggggggtcataaaCTGCGTTAATACATATTTGTACTTCAttatatactaaatttcatttcactTGGACTACTTGTTTGATCAAGAGCATGAACATTCAAACTCTATCCCGCCTAGATCATCTACTTAACACGTGTACCGTGATGCCAGCTGTGTTCGGTATGTACAAGCTCGCTAATTATCCAATTTGTATTTTACAGGTGCTGTGCTGGtgtataatttgttaaaaatcgCCCAAACGGAGGATAAGGACGCAATACATTACTGCGATTACCATCTCCTCAGCCTCGCTATCGCAGTGGTGACGGTGACGTTCGTGTTGATAGTATTCACTCTCTTCTGCTATGCTGTTCTGTGGTTTATCCATGACAAAATGGAGAACTCTGAAAAATTCAAAGACTATGTCATAGAGTCGGAACTAGACAGGCGGAAATCACCAGCGGGAATTATGGGAAGGTGATGAAGGGACACCTGCTTCATGTTACAGTTTACGTGTTGTGGTCTAACTGAGATCGGTGTTACGTCACGACACCCGCTAATTTACGGGGAGTTGACTTGCCATTTTATAGGAATAGTTCGTTATATATTTGTTACACAACGttttacacaagtttcagtgtcCTTTGTTTGTTGAACAATTTGCGAGGTGCTACTTTACAGACAAGCGATCTGAACATATTGTGCGCGcaacttttttatttaaggatgtttggggagggggggggggggtggtatatgattaaaaacattgaTCAACGTGTGAAGTatactttttgggagttgattttaatcaactctcctatgcacttactcgggcaaagcgaaagtgaaacagtgtttggacctaagcacaaatcaattataccgctgacaacacttagttcttgaaaataatcgataaattcgatgttttgtattctgaagcattgtttttcaagaaaacttgtttattaataccatgaaaatagttagattttaaattgtacaaacagtttagatattttttaaagtcgtatgtattcctacgctagagttcaatgtagtctcgttcaaccagacgcttggctggctccgttaatatccgacaacacagagtctctcttgcttgtcggagataaacggagacagccgagcgtttggttgaacaagacaagagttcaatcttgcctggatccatacaatttctcagaaatatttctattactgatactacttgccatgcaaaatcacatatcgttgattttgaataaatgataattgataaaatcaactcccgtcagtacttcagtactttgatgtaTATATGCGATAAAACCTGTAAAAACTTTGTTATTCTTACTTTTGATTTACAGACAAGCCGGGTCGATTTCCACCACAAGGTGGTATCTGGGCTCCTATTGACTATATACAAGATAGTCGAGGTTTAGTTGGATCTAGGAGTAACGTTATCACAATGAAAAACAACAGAAAGAGATACAGAAAGCAATTATCTCCCTGGAATTCACACTGTTAAACCTAACACACcttaaatttaatttgtaacTGGAGAattgttgattttcaaaaatgtgaaCTTCATGCTGTGGGGCAGCATGGGGTTGATTAGGATATCGccgcaattttaaaaaatatatacacagaTATGTTTATAAATGCGAAAACATTCAGAGATATAATTCAATTATCCAAGGTCAAATGAAATCACGCACAAATTGAGTAAAAATCAAGAACCAATTTTAAGTAATTGCTACGATGTTATTGGCCATTACTCTGAACTGCCGTTCACTGACAgcctttttcaaataaaaagagGTCTACtatcttttctctttttttagcACCACCAATTTAAAGACGATGTACTACAATGTTTCTACAATGGAGAGGTGTGAACTCGAACAGAAAAAATCGAGAAGATCTTGTTGTTTGCGTATAGTTCGTtcagaaagataaaaaaaaagacgagTATGCACCGATTTCACTTTGATGCTATCTCCATATCGAACCTGTTACTGCTGAGACTAAAGTATCTCAAGCTTGAGTGTCCGAGTTTACCATACGTCTCACAGATACGATCTCATTCAAGCCAGACAAAAACCCGCCAGCGATTCAATGCGCCAGGATCAGAGGAACTTCTGGACGAAATGAACTTGTTATCACAAAACCCCAAAACATTAGGcgtaaaattaacaataaaaatctaaattctATTTACAGTTGATTTATTCCTACAGCAAAGTCCGCATAAATTAAACAAGTAAGTGCAATATTTGACTTGATTCGATTTGCGGTAAATTCGTTAAGTACGCAAGGCGGGATAACTCGTAGTAGATCGctggtacatgtaattggaTTACGGTACTCAATTGTTCTGTGATGCTCGATTCTCGTCCTTTGAAATATCAAATGTCCCCTCTCTACAAAGTGTCACTTCTTCGTGATTCCTTAAGTTCTTGTTCGATAATTTGTCACCGCTCCCTTCCTGTAGTTCGCATGTTTTAATCTCGCTCTCACtaggttgaacattagaaatgtTGTCTGCATCTTTCGAAGTCTCGTGTTGATCACTTTCCAGTGTCTGATGCTGGACGTCGTTTTCTTGAAATTGGACGCCTCCTTCCAGTCCTGTCTGGATGCCCATTCTTCCTTCATCAACATGTCTTCCAGTGGTGACGTCATCGATATTATCTTCATCTCTATCACCAGCGGAGGTGTCTTCAGGAGGTTGTGAGGAGATGGGAGACGCTGTCTGGCCGCGGACATCATCTTGCTGGGCGGCGTTTTCTCCACTGTTTTGTTGAAGTCCTGTGGACTGGAAGTTATCCAACTCATTGGTCTCTGGCGTTGGCTGATTCTCATATCTCCTGGTTTCTTCACTGTAAGCCACCAGGAGGTCCCTGTGACTTGGAATTGAGTCCTCGGACTTGTCTGGACCCTCGGATATGACCGCTTCCTCCTCGTTCACTTCATCTTTCCCAACACCAGTCTCCTCCGTGCCTTCTGTCACCAAGTGCCGGACAGACGACGCTGGGGACCTTGTGGTGCTGAGGTCGTCCTTGGAGTCACAGCAGACGACACCCGACGACAGGTAATCCTCCTCTTCTTCTGGAACTTGCGACAACTTCCGGTTTGTTGTGTCCCCCGAGGACAGGGACTGCTGGTCCGAGAACTCGCTCATGCGTGACGATTGAAGATGAGGCGATTCGGAACAGACAATGGTTGCGCCGTCTGCAGGTTGTTCCTCGTCAGGTGGATCCGGAGCCGGGTGGACTTTGGTTCTCTCTTCTATACCCACCATTACTCCCACGCTTAGCCCCATACTCATAAACTACAAGAAAGATAAACTCAGGGCCGTAGTGGTCGGTAAATACTAAATATATAAGTTGGTTATTGGTTACACAGACATTCTCAGTAAATATATCAATCATATAATATCTTACTTGTATGAGGCAGATGAGAACCAGTATTGTCGCCCAGACTGGTAGGTTAGCATCGAACCAGTGCTGAAGCTGCTGAAGGCATGGCGTCTAAaataaaccaaattttttaggtaTTCATACCATTTACTGCATAAACAACAGTATTTACAGTAATTACAGCATATAAAGGCAAATAATTTGAAACCATTTAGGTCACGAGTTGATGAGTCGAGACCCACCGTGAAGAGAAGAGTCCACGATTTGGTGTGGACCGTCAGGGTGTCATAGACCTTGAAGCAGCTTTGGGGGAGGTCCGCTAGGTTGGCGCCGTACTCTGTGTAGTTGTTGACCCCACAACACTCCAGCTGAAAAATTAACATCCCCCCCTGATAACTGTGGCAATGTCTCATCTCTGTCTAAAATACTAGTCACTGCCATAATACAGGACAACTATATTTTTGTTACTTTACAATTTGTATGCTTTTAGCCAGACTACTCGACTCCCTCAGCTTATTTCTCTTTCCCCGCAACTTGCCCTGCTGCTTGATCCTCCCGCCTCCCTTTCCCTCCATACCCCCGCTGCATGCCATTATTTATCCCTTCCTATGTCTTTACTCCGGGTATTGAGCAAACTTTCCCGACACATAAAACCACGACCTAGTTACCGTCCCTTACTCCCCCTCTTTGATTTACTTACCAAACTATTTACCCCACCATGGTCCGCCATCAGTTACACATGCCGCAGCAGTCACATATAACAGCTATTTTTCACACTAACATCCCTTACTTTCCGTTATTGTCCCTCTATCACCCTCACTTtcccatttttatttttgcacccccccccccccccgctacTTCCTTTCACTAACCCCAGTATTTACCCCACTCACCCCCTTTTTCCTGCCATCACATACCCCACTATTTACCACCATTACCCCCGCTTATATCCGTCACTTACCCCAATATTACCAAACGTAACCCACTCCCCCGCCTCTTGCGGTCACTTACCCCGGCCTGGAGTGTGAACTTTGTGTCGTTGTTGAGCTGGGGCCACGTGGAGGTGATCAGTGTTGGAATCTGTTAACAGAGATATCTCATACATTGGTCGGTGAAAAGTTTTTATCGAAGCAAACAAACACTACAGATCCTGACAT
Coding sequences within it:
- the LOC128166822 gene encoding uncharacterized protein LOC128166822, with translation MASPNDFLLQTVTGTETSAETHTVHEDSNGGKSCHCQVLQNAYMEEEDAYNFICHVNNSFNKSVVGLLMLTLGLAISVLCLTFGILEFHNCPCEPLLPLFLTLNGAALLLKCVLQGTRIMFKIAPPDGERHCLYTVTDMLTLFLLFWGFTGAVLVYNLLKIAQTEDKDAIHYCDYHLLSLAIAVVTVTFVLIVFTLFCYAVLWFIHDKMENSEKFKDYVIESELDRRKSPAGIMGR
- the LOC128166820 gene encoding uncharacterized protein LOC128166820 isoform X2, with amino-acid sequence MAVGIGIVGFVSWTLSSLPSNTEFLSVAFAFLYVILFLGLVIAATGLLGCLGGLFRSICLLKIYIGLMVAFVFVEVAIAIGAYTQKDQIPTLITSTWPQLNNDTKFTLQAGLECCGVNNYTEYGANLADLPQSCFKVYDTLTVHTKSWTLLFTTPCLQQLQHWFDANLPVWATILVLICLIQFMSMGLSVGVMVGIEERTKVHPAPDPPDEEQPADGATIVCSESPHLQSSRMSEFSDQQSLSSGDTTNRKLSQVPEEEEDYLSSGVVCCDSKDDLSTTRSPASSVRHLVTEGTEETGVGKDEVNEEEAVISEGPDKSEDSIPSHRDLLVAYSEETRRYENQPTPETNELDNFQSTGLQQNSGENAAQQDDVRGQTASPISSQPPEDTSAGDRDEDNIDDVTTGRHVDEGRMGIQTGLEGGVQFQENDVQHQTLESDQHETSKDADNISNVQPSESEIKTCELQEGSGDKLSNKNLRNHEEVTLCREGTFDISKDENRASQNN
- the LOC128166820 gene encoding uncharacterized protein LOC128166820 isoform X3, yielding MVAFVFVEVAIAIGAYTQKDQIPTLITSTWPQLNNDTKFTLQAGLECCGVNNYTEYGANLADLPQSCFKVYDTLTVHTKSWTLLFTTPCLQQLQHWFDANLPVWATILVLICLIQFMSMGLSVGVMVGIEERTKVHPAPDPPDEEQPADGATIVCSESPHLQSSRMSEFSDQQSLSSGDTTNRKLSQVPEEEEDYLSSGVVCCDSKDDLSTTRSPASSVRHLVTEGTEETGVGKDEVNEEEAVISEGPDKSEDSIPSHRDLLVAYSEETRRYENQPTPETNELDNFQSTGLQQNSGENAAQQDDVRGQTASPISSQPPEDTSAGDRDEDNIDDVTTGRHVDEGRMGIQTGLEGGVQFQENDVQHQTLESDQHETSKDADNISNVQPSESEIKTCELQEGSGDKLSNKNLRNHEEVTLCREGTFDISKDENRASQNN
- the LOC128166820 gene encoding uncharacterized protein LOC128166820 isoform X1, translated to MQWPTEMKRLGTLQFSFLFLNVLFWAVGIGIVGFVSWTLSSLPSNTEFLSVAFAFLYVILFLGLVIAATGLLGCLGGLFRSICLLKIYIGLMVAFVFVEVAIAIGAYTQKDQIPTLITSTWPQLNNDTKFTLQAGLECCGVNNYTEYGANLADLPQSCFKVYDTLTVHTKSWTLLFTTPCLQQLQHWFDANLPVWATILVLICLIQFMSMGLSVGVMVGIEERTKVHPAPDPPDEEQPADGATIVCSESPHLQSSRMSEFSDQQSLSSGDTTNRKLSQVPEEEEDYLSSGVVCCDSKDDLSTTRSPASSVRHLVTEGTEETGVGKDEVNEEEAVISEGPDKSEDSIPSHRDLLVAYSEETRRYENQPTPETNELDNFQSTGLQQNSGENAAQQDDVRGQTASPISSQPPEDTSAGDRDEDNIDDVTTGRHVDEGRMGIQTGLEGGVQFQENDVQHQTLESDQHETSKDADNISNVQPSESEIKTCELQEGSGDKLSNKNLRNHEEVTLCREGTFDISKDENRASQNN